A single genomic interval of Dyella sp. GSA-30 harbors:
- the gcvT gene encoding glycine cleavage system aminomethyltransferase GcvT has translation MTDKTVLNETHRALGARMVDFGGWDMPINYGSQIEEHHAVRQDAGMFDVSHMTVIDLHGDGTRDFLRHLVANNVDKLKVQGKALYTCMLNEHGGVIDDLIVYFFDEAHFRLVVNAATRAKDLAWIQQQAAAFGIEVKERPDFAMIAVQGPQARAKVLGLLHDIDRPRIEKLGKFAAAAGQGPGGMPLFVARTGYTGEDGFEIIVPNEHAVALWNALADAGVRPAGLGARDTLRLEAGMNLYGQDMDEDVSPWEANLGWTIALDEGRDFIGRAALEKQKAEGVKRVMVGLVLDDKGVLRHGQKVLTANGEGEILSGSFAPTLNKAVAFARIPVGEPGDVRVDIRGREVPVRIVKYPFVRDGKPQPGI, from the coding sequence ATGACCGATAAGACCGTACTCAACGAGACACACCGCGCCCTGGGCGCGCGCATGGTCGATTTTGGCGGCTGGGACATGCCGATCAACTACGGTTCGCAGATCGAGGAGCATCACGCTGTACGCCAGGACGCCGGCATGTTCGACGTCTCGCATATGACCGTGATCGACCTGCACGGCGACGGCACGCGCGACTTTCTGCGCCATCTGGTGGCCAATAACGTCGACAAGCTGAAGGTCCAGGGCAAGGCCCTGTATACCTGCATGCTCAACGAGCACGGCGGCGTCATCGACGATCTGATCGTGTATTTCTTCGACGAGGCACACTTTCGCCTGGTCGTGAACGCGGCCACGCGTGCCAAGGATCTGGCCTGGATCCAGCAGCAGGCAGCGGCATTCGGCATCGAGGTCAAGGAGCGCCCGGACTTCGCCATGATTGCAGTGCAGGGCCCGCAGGCCCGCGCCAAGGTGCTTGGCTTGCTGCACGACATCGATCGTCCGCGCATCGAGAAGCTCGGCAAGTTCGCGGCGGCCGCAGGCCAGGGTCCGGGCGGCATGCCGCTGTTCGTGGCGCGCACCGGTTATACCGGTGAAGACGGTTTCGAGATCATCGTGCCGAACGAGCACGCTGTTGCCTTGTGGAACGCGCTGGCGGACGCCGGGGTTCGCCCGGCCGGCCTGGGTGCGCGCGATACCCTGCGTCTGGAAGCGGGTATGAATCTTTACGGCCAGGACATGGACGAGGACGTCTCGCCGTGGGAGGCCAATCTTGGCTGGACGATCGCCCTGGACGAGGGCCGCGATTTCATCGGCCGTGCCGCGCTCGAGAAGCAGAAGGCCGAGGGTGTAAAGCGCGTGATGGTCGGCCTGGTGCTGGACGACAAGGGCGTGCTGCGCCATGGGCAAAAGGTCCTGACCGCGAACGGCGAAGGCGAAATTCTTTCCGGCAGCTTCGCTCCCACGCTCAACAAGGCGGTTGCCTTTGCACGCATCCCCGTCGGTGAGCCGGGCGACGTACGCGTGGATATCCGCGGCCGCGAGGTGCCGGTGCGCATCGTGAAATATCCCTTCGTTCGCGACGGCAAGCCGCAACCTGGCATTTGA
- the gcvH gene encoding glycine cleavage system protein GcvH, whose product MSEIPGDLKFLKSHEWARAEDSGLVRVGISDHAQGQLGDLVYVELPEIGSQVKAGEGAAVVESVKAASDIYSPVTGEVVEINEELNDNPETINEDAFGKGWIFAVKPSDRGELDELLSADEYAEVMENDDH is encoded by the coding sequence ATGAGCGAGATCCCCGGCGATCTGAAATTTCTCAAGTCCCACGAATGGGCCCGCGCTGAAGACAGCGGTCTGGTGCGCGTGGGTATCTCCGACCATGCCCAAGGTCAGCTTGGCGACCTGGTCTATGTCGAGCTGCCGGAAATCGGCAGCCAGGTGAAGGCGGGCGAAGGTGCTGCCGTGGTGGAGTCGGTCAAGGCCGCTTCTGACATCTATTCGCCGGTGACGGGTGAAGTCGTCGAGATCAACGAAGAGCTCAACGACAACCCGGAAACCATCAACGAAGACGCGTTCGGCAAGGGCTGGATCTTCGCCGTCAAGCCCAGCGACCGTGGCGAACTCGACGAGCTGCTGAGTGCGGACGAGTACGCCGAAGTGATGGAAAACGACGATCACTGA